CTGCTTGCGCAAAAGGAGAGTTTTCTCGTTTTAATCCTTCTTGCTTTACGATGAGAGAAGAGAGCTCTCTTTCCTTAATGTCTATTGGTAAGGGACGAGAGCTGATTTGCATGCGGATCACACTGGCTGCTTCATCGATTAGGTCGATAGCTTTATCGGGTAAATAGCGATCAGAGATATAACGAGCGGATAAAAACACAGCTGCATGTAGAGCTTCTTCTGTGATTCTAACCCCATGGTGAATTTCATAACGCTCACGCAATCCTCTTAAAATGGCGATAGCATCTTCTAATGAAGGTTGTTGAACAAGAATAGGCTGAAAACGTCTTTCTAAGGCAGAATCTTTTTCGATATATTTTTTATATTCACTAAGCGTTGTAGCCCCAATACAATGCAATGTTCCTCTTGCTAGAGCGGGCTTTAATAGATTGGCTGCATCCATCGCTCCTTCTATAGCACCTGCTCCAATCAGCGTATGCATTTCATCAATAAACAGAACAATTTGCCCTTCAGCCTCCTCCACTTTCTTTAAAATGCTTTTTAAGCGCTCTTCAAATTCTCCGCGAAATTTAGTGCCTGCAATTAAGCTGCCCATATCTAAGGCAAAAAGTTCTCTGTTTTTTAAAGCATCTGGAACATCTCCTTGAACAATCCGTAGAGCTAACCCTTCTGCTATAGCGGTTTTCCCAACACCTGGCTCTCCAATCAATAACGGGTTGTTTTTAGTACGCCTACTAAGAACTTGCATAGTGCGCCTGATTTCTTCATCTCTGCCAATTACAGGATCTAATTTTCCTTCTTTAGCTAATTGAGTAAGATTTTTACAGTATTTTTCTAGTGCATTATATTGATCTTCTGATGTAGGAGAATCACTATGCATATTACCCCTTAAACCTTTGAGATGGTTTTCTAATTGTTCTAATGATAGCTTGGATGACTTTTTCCAACTAGCAAAAGGTTCTTGGGCAGATTGCCAAAAAGCATAAAAAAAGTGTTCGCTGCTTAGGTAAGAATCCCCCCATTTATCAGCGAGTTCTTGAGCTCTTTTAAGTATTTTTTGTAATGAGGGGGAAAGGGAAGGTTCCGTGCCTGTTTTAGTAAACTTAGGAAGATTGCTTAACACGTCTTTCAGCTGGCCAAGAAGCATTTTCGGGTTTAATTTCAAAGAAAGGGCAATAGAGTGAAAAAGACCCTCTATATTTTCAAAAAAAGAATATAATAAATGATTTTCGGTAATCTCTGTATCTAAATACTTTTGAGCATAACGAAGAGCTGCTTCAAAAGCTTGTTGGACTTTTTCTGTAAATTGGTTAGGCATTTCTCATAATCCTTGAATTTAAAAAGTTTTGGCTAATTTAAAGAAGTAAACCATTTTCAGTCTAATTATTTTTTTTAAAATAATATGTTAAGATCATTAGGTTTTTATTATTAAAAAATGAGAATTATATGTTATAATAAGTATTATGTTTACTAACTTTAATAGAACTAAGGCTGCTTTAGTCGCAGGGATAAATCAAGGTGGTTGTCAAGCTCTAAGAGCTTGTAAGACAACGGCTAAGGTTTCTGGTCTGTGTTTAAAAAAGGCAATAAAAGCTCCTTTTTTAGTAAAGAACCTCTTTATAAAAAGATCGATTGTAAACGATTTTCCACCTCTTACGCAACAAGAAGTTATAGTAGAACCCCTTAAAGGTCCTAATCCTTTGATGGAGGATATCTCTCAAATTCTTAAAGAGACAGTCATTTTTTACAAACAATTGAATAGTAAATCTGGTGATTTAGCAGAAAGAACGATAGATCAAACAAGCCGTTTTTTGGAAAAAACAATCAATCAAAAACCCTCTATAGAAACCCTTCCTTCTTTAGATCGAATAGATTTTGGAAAATTAATAGACTCTTCATTACAATTTACAAAACAGTTCTTTCCTAAAGAATTTTTACATCTTACTAACAGAAATAAGAGAGAAAAAGAAATTACAGAAAACCTAGAATCTCTATTGGCATGTTTACAACATTTTGAGATTCCTTATTTTAAGCTATCTAAAACTTTTACTCTATCAGATTTAGA
This is a stretch of genomic DNA from Candidatus Rhabdochlamydia oedothoracis. It encodes these proteins:
- a CDS encoding ATP-dependent Clp protease ATP-binding subunit translates to MPNQFTEKVQQAFEAALRYAQKYLDTEITENHLLYSFFENIEGLFHSIALSLKLNPKMLLGQLKDVLSNLPKFTKTGTEPSLSPSLQKILKRAQELADKWGDSYLSSEHFFYAFWQSAQEPFASWKKSSKLSLEQLENHLKGLRGNMHSDSPTSEDQYNALEKYCKNLTQLAKEGKLDPVIGRDEEIRRTMQVLSRRTKNNPLLIGEPGVGKTAIAEGLALRIVQGDVPDALKNRELFALDMGSLIAGTKFRGEFEERLKSILKKVEEAEGQIVLFIDEMHTLIGAGAIEGAMDAANLLKPALARGTLHCIGATTLSEYKKYIEKDSALERRFQPILVQQPSLEDAIAILRGLRERYEIHHGVRITEEALHAAVFLSARYISDRYLPDKAIDLIDEAASVIRMQISSRPLPIDIKERELSSLIVKQEGLKRENSPFAQAEEKKLQELIAQIKEELSLLTNEWNLEKQFIEQVKQKKNALENLRFQEQEAERKFDYNKAAELKYSLIPQMTQELDQAQSSLKELPHRLLQEEVDAPLIAEIVAKWTGVPVQKMLGEEKMRLLHLETLLNEKVIGQSFAIKAIGEAIRRSRSGLNDPERPIGAFLFMGPTGVGKTELAKALAEILFDQKDALLRFDMSEYMEKQSTAKLIGSPPGYIGYEEGGQLTEKLRRRPYAVVLFDEIEKAHTEIFNILLQVFDEGHITDSKGRKVNCKNALFIMTSNLGSEILNTYLQIQTKQPPKEELLQILEPILKAHFRPEFLNRLDEILPFLPLQEKDLEQIVELQLQKVKERLAEKEVELDYTNEVKALLAKTGYDPIYGARPLKRLIQKEVVNLLSNAILEEKITSHSKITLIVDRKGLIALKNLANELK